The window AACAGCGTATTGTGAAATAAATTGCAGCAGCAGTTGCTTTACAAGCTTTTCAGTTCATTCAGTGATAATAGGGAGGAGTCATGAAAAGAACCTTTATGTCACTCCAACCGTCTTTCTCCCGATGATACCTCTATGACAATATGAAGGAGAATCTGCAGTGAAAATCCGATTCGGCATAATACAAACAGGTGACGCACGCGAAGATCTTCAGAGCTTCCTCGACTCCGGTCCGTCAAGTTCCCACAAGAAAAGAATGGCGGAGCAGATGCTGGAAAGAGGTTCCGATACTCTAATCAAATAGGGTTTTTATCCTGCCAAAAGTTGTGGACTGAAGAGAAACTAGTGTATAATCCAATACCAGCTCCGGATCGATCGTACCCTCCTTCGTTCTCATAGAAAATCCTGCATAGTCTGTATCATTCTGCAGTATTTGAAAGCCGTAGTTAGGAAAGGATCCTTCCACAAAATCCTGAACCCAACCCGTTACGTCAATTTCCCACCAGTCATAGGCTGACGGTGCGGTTATGAGGGCAATCCCAGCAAGACTAGGGCTGTTATTCCAGGTTACGGTCAATTCGTCCCAGTCAGCGTCATTCCGGGCAATATAGATGTTATCTGTCGGGAAATCACCAAACGAACTATAAACCCATAAACGTAGAGTAGCGCTGTTGACAGTCGCCCCGGAATAGGATGACAGGTCAAATTTGATAAGAGAATTCCTCCAATACCCGGCTCCACAACAGCCAACCTGGAAACCTTGTTCAGTGCCTCTATTAGTATCGGGTATGTATTGCCATACATCGGCGTCATCAGATGGGTTAAGTGTTGCCGTGTCAGCAGTTGCAATGCCAGCTAACATGACCATAACGAAAACTGTCAAAATCGTTTTCTTAAACATAAAACCACACCTCCAAGAAACATTAAAACCACTAGTGTCCAAAACGGGTAAACTCTCCCATAACAATTAAAGCATATCAACAACTTAAGCCATCCGGTAGGGTTACTCTCGGTTTGACCTGTCCAACCATATCAATATTGGTGTGTGGTAGTATAGAATCTCATAGGGTCTTCTCCTTATGGGTTAGGGTTTGCACCCCCAGCATACCAGGATGGCATGTCGCACATC is drawn from Candidatus Aegiribacteria sp. and contains these coding sequences:
- a CDS encoding DNRLRE domain-containing protein, with protein sequence MFKKTILTVFVMVMLAGIATADTATLNPSDDADVWQYIPDTNRGTEQGFQVGCCGAGYWRNSLIKFDLSSYSGATVNSATLRLWVYSSFGDFPTDNIYIARNDADWDELTVTWNNSPSLAGIALITAPSAYDWWEIDVTGWVQDFVEGSFPNYGFQILQNDTDYAGFSMRTKEGTIDPELVLDYTLVSLQSTTFGRIKTLFD